Proteins from a genomic interval of Alkalispirochaeta americana:
- a CDS encoding adenylate/guanylate cyclase domain-containing protein — MYSLDYQNKLYKRFVDQRVRKSIFENFSLENLDIEIDKKESFTNVIYIDIYSFSETVSEMTASDIKNYLEEYYSKTLRIIHKYSGRIDKLMGDGIIAMFSPLFDRRMKKKDASNNALYCSKEIIEELFCTEFESKSAIGSGDLYYCKTGLEQVYEEYTAIGKPLTIAYRLEAEADKNQILTLKRTGLSKRILSQEIDMSGWSKNIFTSVLKGLGDFDILSCKY, encoded by the coding sequence ATGTATTCATTAGATTATCAAAATAAATTATATAAACGATTTGTTGATCAACGAGTAAGAAAATCAATATTTGAAAATTTTAGTCTAGAAAATTTGGATATTGAAATTGACAAAAAAGAATCTTTTACAAATGTTATATATATTGATATTTATTCGTTCTCCGAAACAGTTTCGGAAATGACTGCTTCTGATATAAAAAATTATCTTGAAGAGTATTATTCAAAAACGCTAAGGATAATCCATAAATATTCAGGACGAATTGATAAATTAATGGGTGACGGGATAATTGCAATGTTTTCTCCATTATTTGATAGGAGGATGAAAAAAAAAGATGCTTCTAACAATGCACTTTATTGTTCGAAGGAAATAATTGAAGAACTATTTTGTACAGAGTTTGAATCTAAATCGGCGATTGGTTCTGGAGATTTATATTATTGTAAAACAGGGTTGGAACAAGTATATGAAGAATATACTGCAATTGGAAAACCATTGACAATTGCCTATAGACTAGAGGCCGAAGCTGATAAAAATCAAATTCTAACATTGAAAAGAACCGGTCTAAGTAAACGAATATTATCTCAAGAAATTGATATGAGTGGCTGGTCAAAAAATATATTCACATCCGTATTAAAGGGATTAGGTGATTTTGATATTCTATCTTGCAAATATTAA
- a CDS encoding YaaC family protein, with amino-acid sequence MNKIWNELLEFETRDLVDRFIQKKYGREINANRVQQITSNFIQAREYFRSADDSNFTVRPLLQYYGVMALSKGLILSLNLSQTEHQLKSSHGLEVKNWKEVLKNKDFENLRICIGEGTFSELITTTENKNYLSANSTAINWASILKMPQIGEEFTLRQVIQYFPDLYKEYDSWLSDKLTFAVIQELKTQTDDGLTHVKLQGLVNESDLELLFPNEYCPDKLIVRENHSTLIKYSNPNWSPNITQRWHGAFNIGDGCVIPSLPNDIGLNLLSGMYIVSYVFGMMARYFPTSWIGIKRVEKGDKVYPFAHRILEFIHEKYPKQVLDFLNSPYDFEAE; translated from the coding sequence ATGAATAAAATTTGGAATGAATTATTAGAATTCGAAACAAGAGACCTTGTAGATAGATTTATCCAAAAAAAATATGGCAGGGAGATTAATGCAAATAGAGTTCAGCAAATTACCTCAAACTTCATTCAGGCAAGAGAATATTTTAGGAGTGCGGATGATTCAAATTTTACGGTAAGACCCCTTTTACAATATTATGGGGTAATGGCTCTATCAAAAGGACTAATTCTTTCATTAAATCTATCACAGACTGAGCATCAATTAAAGTCTTCTCATGGATTAGAAGTTAAAAATTGGAAAGAAGTACTTAAAAACAAGGATTTCGAGAATTTGAGGATATGTATTGGAGAAGGTACTTTTTCCGAATTAATTACTACAACTGAAAATAAAAATTATCTAAGTGCAAACTCGACTGCGATAAATTGGGCATCCATACTAAAAATGCCTCAAATTGGAGAGGAATTTACTCTAAGACAAGTAATTCAATATTTCCCTGATTTGTATAAAGAATATGACTCTTGGTTGTCTGATAAATTAACATTTGCGGTGATTCAAGAATTAAAGACACAAACAGATGATGGATTAACTCATGTAAAACTGCAAGGGTTAGTAAATGAATCAGATTTAGAATTGCTTTTTCCTAACGAATACTGTCCAGATAAATTAATTGTACGTGAAAATCATTCTACATTAATAAAATATTCGAACCCAAATTGGTCTCCAAACATCACACAAAGATGGCATGGTGCATTCAATATTGGAGATGGTTGTGTGATACCTTCATTGCCTAATGATATTGGATTAAATTTATTGAGTGGAATGTACATTGTATCCTATGTGTTTGGAATGATGGCAAGGTATTTTCCAACTTCATGGATTGGGATTAAACGAGTTGAGAAGGGTGATAAAGTTTACCCATTTGCACATCGAATATTGGAGTTTATACATGAAAAATATCCTAAGCAAGTATTGGACTTTCTTAATTCACCTTATGACTTTGAAGCAGAGTAA
- a CDS encoding Pycsar system effector family protein, whose translation MISEEEQKVENNLMGLYVSINEWLKYAEAKNAILLPIFIAIFLGVLTILLQITITNICLKIYLYNILIFTALGVFSTVLSFYPNLKRPFLFKGNKSNNDNLLYFGDIQKYTVLDFETAYYEKYSINEKPKNSFAKEYINQIIINSKITYTKFTYFKIGVFLLLSAFISIVISFLIVLFLSDK comes from the coding sequence ATGATTTCAGAAGAAGAACAGAAAGTCGAGAATAATTTAATGGGATTGTATGTCTCTATTAATGAGTGGCTTAAATATGCTGAGGCTAAGAATGCTATCTTACTTCCAATTTTTATAGCCATTTTCTTAGGGGTTTTAACAATCCTTCTACAAATAACTATAACAAATATATGTTTAAAGATATATCTGTATAATATCTTAATATTTACAGCACTGGGTGTTTTTTCTACTGTACTTTCATTTTATCCAAATCTAAAAAGACCATTTCTATTTAAAGGTAATAAATCGAATAATGATAATTTGTTATATTTCGGTGATATTCAGAAATATACTGTTTTAGATTTTGAAACAGCATATTATGAAAAATATTCAATCAATGAAAAGCCAAAAAATTCATTTGCAAAAGAGTATATAAACCAGATAATAATCAATTCAAAAATTACGTATACAAAATTTACCTATTTTAAAATTGGCGTATTTCTTTTACTTTCTGCTTTCATATCGATCGTTATTTCATTTTTAATTGTTTTATTTTTATCAGATAAATAG